One Hordeum vulgare subsp. vulgare chromosome 4H, MorexV3_pseudomolecules_assembly, whole genome shotgun sequence DNA window includes the following coding sequences:
- the LOC123446884 gene encoding putative cyclin-dependent kinase F-2: MAVLKRPAAVLDAGHGHATAAQHRQSPSCCKRSRASIGSTDDYEKVACLGKGGFGVVHRMRHRVTKKNVAVKFLSSPDDTDVVKDLEQEARFLEACDGNPYVVGFEGLVCDPATGDTAGLVMEYVEASSLWSLLWDRRERDDPPLPESTVRDFMWKLLTGADKMHEHDRHIVHRDIKPANILVGKNLELLKICDLGLAMSMADWPPYNRAGTASYMAPEMILGKKDYEAVVDTWSIGCVFAELLTGKTLFNGYLEDDDEDETTNDIRQLWSIFCVLGMPDERTWPEFKSLPLTADVLKRLPAGYKHSRLRYLFPEDKLSEEGFQVLQGLLTCNPDERLTAADALKHPWFDAPRSADAAAEKLDSLSFLKEKTPRIKFIPPAMPPCGTQRNECN; encoded by the exons ATGGCCGTCCTCAAGCGACCTGCCGCTGTCCTCGACGCCGGCCACGGCCACGCGACGGCCGCTCAACATCGACAATCGCCGTCGTGCTGCAAGAGGAGCCGCGCCTCCATCGGGAGCACCGACGACTACGAGAAGGTGGCCTGCCTAGGGAAAGGCGGCTTCGGCGTCGTCCACAGGATGCGCCACCGCGTCACCAAGAAGAACGTGGCCGTCAAGTTCCTCTCCTCGCCCGACGACACCGACGTCGTCAAAGATCTTGAGCAGGAGGCACGATTCCTCGAGGCCTGCGACGGAAACCCCTACGTCGTCGGCTTCGAGGGCCTGGTGTGCGACCCAGCAACCGGCGACACCGCAGGCCTCGTCATGGAGTACGTCGAGGCGTCGAGCCTCTGGTCTTTGCTGTGGGACAGGCGCGAGCGCGACGACCCGCCGCTCCCGGAATCCACGGTGCGCGACTTCATGTGGAAGCTCCTGACCGGTGCCGACAAGATGCACGAGCACGACCGCCACATCGTCCACCGCGACATCAAGCCAGCCAATATCCTCGTCGGGAAAAACCTGGAGCTCCTTAAGATTTGCGACCTCGGGCTGGCCATGTCCATGGCCGACTGGCCGCCGTACAACCGGGCCGGCACGGCGTCCTACATGGCGCCCGAGATGATCCTGGGGAAGAAGGACTACGAAGCGGTCGTGGATACGTGGTCCATCGGCTGCGTCTTTGCCGAACTGCTCACCGGCAAGACGCTGTTCAATGGCTACCTcgaagatgacgacgaagacgagaCAACGAATGACATAAGGCAGCTGTGGAGCATCTTCTGTGTGCTCGGGATGCCGGACGAGAGGACGTGGCCGGAGTTCAAGTCGCTGCCGCTCACCGCCGACGTGCTGAAACGGCTACCAGCGGGGTACAAGCACAGCCGGCTCCGGTATTTGTTCCCTGAAGACAAGCTGTCCGAGGAAGGATTCCAGGTGTTGCAAGGGCTCCTCACGTGCAACCCCGACGAGCGACTGACGGCAGCCGACGCGCTGAAGCACCCATGGTTCGATGCTCCTCGTTCCGCCGACGCCGCCGCTGAGAAGCTCGACtctctgtcgtttctgaaagagaAGACACCAAGGATCAAGTTcatccctccggcgatgcc GCCGTGTGGAACGCAGCGCAACGAGTGTAATTAG